The following coding sequences lie in one Arachis hypogaea cultivar Tifrunner chromosome 9, arahy.Tifrunner.gnm2.J5K5, whole genome shotgun sequence genomic window:
- the LOC112709157 gene encoding uncharacterized protein, whose product MDITKAGINRKLQLQELEYLRMEAYENAQIYKEKTKAFHDHHIRKKDFQEGDEALLYNSRLRFMPRKLRSRWEGPFKVKEVKPYGVVELFDPQSEATFKVNGHRVKKYHGNKSPTKVEVLLLEDAPKGKEA is encoded by the coding sequence ATGGACATCACCAAGGCGGGTATAAACAGGAAATTACAATTACAGGAGCTTGAATACCTTAGAATGGAGGCATATGAGAATGCTCAGATTTACAAGGAGAAGACAAAGGCATTTCATGATCACCATATCCGgaagaaggattttcaagaaggtgaCGAAGCtctcctctacaactcgaggctCAGATTCATGCCTAGAAAGCTCCGTTCAagatgggaaggacccttcaaggtgaaggagGTAAAGCCCTATGGTGTGGTAGAACTATTTGACCCTCAAAGTGAGGCAACTTTCAAGGTAAATGGCCATAGAGTGAAGAAATACCATGGCAATAAATCACCAACGAAAGTGGAGGTGCTTCTACTTGAGGATGCACCAAAAGGAAAGGAAGCTTAA